GGGAACTTCTGGTCGTTGTTGAACTTCGAGAAGTCCTTGACCGACTCCCAGACGTGCTTCGGGACGATCGGCACATCGAGCGCGGTCATCGTCGCCTGGGGCTTCTTCAGCTCGACGACGAGCGTCTGCGGGTCCGGGGCGGTGACCTTCTTGAAGTTGGACGTGAAGCTGCCGTTGGCGGTGGCCGCGCCGGGGTCGGACATCATCTTGTTGAACGTCCAGGCGGCGTCGTCGGCGGTGGCCTGCTGGCCGTCCGACCACTTGGAGTTCTTCCGGATCGTGTACGTCCAGGTCAGTTTGTCCGCCGAGGACTTCCAGGCGGTGGCCAGACCGGGGACCGTGTGCCCGTCCTTGACGTCGTAGTTGGTCAAGTAGTCGTACATCAGGCGCAGCGCGGTCGTGGAGACCAGGCGCGTCGCCAGGAACGGGCTCATCGAGTCGACGCTCTGCGCGACCGCGACGGTGAGGACCTTCTTCCCGCCGTCGGCGGCCTGGGCCTGCTGGGGCGCCGGGTTCAGCGGGGTCGCGGTGGCCGCCGCGAGGGCGAACGCGGTGGCTCCGGTGGCCAGAAGCAGCCGGAATCGAGGGCGGCTCCGGGGATGCCGGGTGATGCCTGGCGTCATTCTTCTGTCCATGGTGCGGTGACCTCGCGTCAGATGAATCAAGGGGCGTCCACTGGTGAAGCGAAGGTTTATCAGCGGTGGTCTAGACGTGTCAACGGATGTCCGTACCCTGTCTGGGCTGCGGAAATGCCATACGGAAGAGTGAAGTTGTGGTGCAGTGGTCCGCCAGTGGTCTACACCAATCTTGCTTCCCAGTTGAGGAACTGACGCCGGTCGGCCGGGGGCTGGGCGCTACAGTCCTCGAAGAGCGTCAAGGGCAAGCGGAACGGAGTGAGCGCGGTGGCGACCGAGCAGGAAAAGGCTGAGCTGTACGCCATGGACATCAGCGGTGCCGAGTGGGTCAGCGCACCCGGCGGCCCCGAGGAGGAGAAGGTCGAGATCGCCTATCTGGAGGGCGGGGCGGTCGCGATGCGCAGCTCGGCGGACCCGGACACGGTGCTGCGGTTCACGGAGGGCGAGTGGACGGCCTTCGTACTGGGGGCGCGCGACGGGGAGTTCGACCTCACGTAGCCGTACGGGGTCATGGGGAAGGGGTCCGTCCGGTGCGGTGTTCGCGCCGGACCCCCTTGCCCAGCCCCTTGCCCATCCCCTCGCTCATTCGAAGCTGACCCCTGCGATGCTCGTACGGAACATCTCGGCGTGGCCGGCCACCTTCTCGGCGTGGCCGTGCATCAACTCCGCGCGCTCCTGCAGTACTTCGGGGTGGATCTCGAAGCCGGTCCCGCCCTGGGCTCCGTCGGCCGACACCCCGAGCGCCGACTCCGCGGCCTGGAACATCAGACCGCTCACCGCCCGGCCCACCACCTCGATCAGGGGGTCGATGGCGGCCTCGATGATCTGCCCGATGACGTACTGCTCCAGCTGCTGGACCAGGAAGTCCACCAGCTTCTCCGCCGCTTCGATGATCAGCGCCACGGCCGCCTCGGCCAGGCCGAGTGTCGCCACCGCCGCCGCCTGGTCGGCCACGAACGTGGCGGCGAGGACGACGAGTTCCGCGATGACCTCGACCTTCATCGCCACGATCACGTCGGCGCCGATGTCGAGGGCGGTCGCCACGACGTGGCACGCCTGGATCATCTCGGTCATATGGCCGTCGGAGAGCTGCGCCCACTTCGCGAGGAGCGCCTCGTACGACGCCCCCTGGTACACATCGGCCAGCTGCTTCACCGTCGCCGTGGAGTCCGAGTGCGTCTCCTCGAGCTTCGTCGCGAACTCCCGTACGTGCCCGGCGAATTCACGGACCTTGTCCTCGTTCACCGTCGGCCAGTTCACGCCGATGAACTGAAGGAACGAAACGACTTCCCCTGGCAGCTCGATCGCCACAGCAATCCCCCGTGATAGCCCTCATGACAGCGTGGCAGGGGAGGGTCAACAGGGGTTCAAGGGCGGTTCAACGGCGGACTTGGAATCGGTCATGGACATTCCAAGTATGGGGACGGCGAAGGGGCCGGCACCGTGAGGGTGCCGGCCCCTTTCGTGAGGTTCCGCTGTTTACTGCGTCCAGCCCGACGGCGGTCCCGCGGGCGGCTGTTGCTGCTGCCAGTCCTGGCCCGGCTGGGGCTGCTGCTGCGGGTAACCGGGCTGCTGCTGCGGCGGCTGCTGCTGCGGGGGCGGGGCTCCCCAGCCCTGGCCCTGCTGGGGCTGGGCGTACGGCTGCTGGCCCTGCGGGGGCTGCTGCTGAGGTGCGTAACCCTGCTGCGGCTGCTGTTGCTGCTGGCCGCCCCAGCCCTGGCCCTGCTGGACGCGGGAGATGTCCTCGGCGACGAGCGCCGAGAGGTTGAAGTACGCCTCGCGGGTCTTGGGCCGCATCATGTTGAGGTCGACCTCGGCGCCGGCCGCGAGGTGCTCGTCGAAGGGGACCACGACGACCGCGCGGCAGCGGGTCTCGAAGTGAGCGACGATGTCGTCCACCTTGATCATCTTGCCGGTCTCGCGGACACCCGAGATGACGGTGATCGACCGCTGGACGAGGTCCGCGAAGCCGTGCGCGGAGAGCCAGTCGAGCGTGGTCGATGCGGAGCTCGCACCGTCGACCGACGGGGTCGAGATGATGATCAACTGGTCGGCGAGGTCGAGGACTCCGCGCATCGCGCTGTAGAGGAGACCCGTGCCCGAGTCGGTGAGGATGATCGGGTACTGGCGGCCGAGGACCTCCAGCGCACTGCGGTAGTCCTGGTCGTTGAAGGTCGTGGAGACCGCCGGGTCCACGTCGTTGGCGATGATCTCCAGCCCTGACGGGGCCTGCGAGGTGAAGCGGCGGATGTCCATGTAGCTGTTGAGCTGCGGGATCGCCTGGACCAGGTCACGGATGGTCGCACCGGTCTCGCGCCGTACGCGGCGGCCGAGCGTACCGGCGTCCGGGTTGGCGTCGATCGCGAGGATCTTGTCCTGGCGCTCGGAGGCGAGGGTCGCGCCGAGGGAGATCGTCGTCGTGGTCTTGCCGACGCCGCCCTTGAGGCTGATCACCGCGATGCGGTAGCAGGACATCACCGGGGTGCGGATGAGCTGCAGCTTGCGCTGGCGCTCCTCCTCTTCCTTCTTCGCGCCGAGCTTGAAGCGGGAGGGACCGGTGTTGTTCTTACGGCTCTTGGGCTGGTTGCGCAGAAGCCGGTCGGAGGAGAGCTCGACCGCCGCGTTGTAGCCGAGGGGCGCACCGGCCGGCATGCCCGTGGGCTGCTGGCCGGGGCCACCGGGCTGAGGGCCCGTGGGTGCGGACCAGCCCTGCTGGGGCTGGGGTGCCTGAGGCGCCTGAGGCGCCTGAGGCTGTACGGGCTGCTGCTGCGGAGGCTGCTGCTGTTGCTGGGGCGCGGGCTGCTGCTGGGCCTGCGGGGGCATCTGCTGCTGCGGGTAGCCGTATCCGGGCTGGGGCTCCTGGGGGGCCTGCTGCGGGTAGCCGTAACCCGGCTGCGGCTGCTGCTGCATCGGCTGCTGCGGGGGAGCGGCCTGGGGCTGCATCGGCTGCTGAGGCTGCGGCTGGCCGGGCTGCTGCGGGTAGCCGTACCCGGGCTCGGGCTGCTGCGGCATCGGCTGGCCCTGCTGCGGATAGCCGTAACCGCCCTGCTGCGGAGGCTGCTGCTGCGCCTGCGGCATCGGCTGCGCGGGGCCGAACCCGCCCTGGGCGGCGGGCTGTTGGGGCTGCTGCTGTACGGGCGCGGGCTGGGCCTGCGGGGGCAGCGGCTGGCCGGGGCCTGGCGCGGGCTGCACCGGCTGGTACCCCTCCGGCAGCGGCGGCAGCTGCGCCGCCTGCGGCTGCGGCTGGGCCTGCGGCGGGTAGGGGGCGGCCTGCGGCGGGATCGCGGCGGACTCGGGGGCCGGGGCCGGCGCGGGCTCGGGCAGGACGACGGAACCGGTCTCCGGGGAGGGCGCGGCGGCCGCGGGAGGCTGGGTGACTTCGGGCTCGGGCGCGGGCTCGGGGTCCGGAACGGCCTCCGGTTCCGGCGCGGGCTCGGGGGCCTGGGCCTGCTCGGGCTCCGGCTCCTCCTCGGCCTGCTCGGGCTCGGGCTCGGGCTCCGGGTCGCCGAAGAGGGCTGCGGCCTCGGCGTCGGCGGCGGCGAAGTTCACCACCACGTGTGGCTCGGGCTCGGGCGCGACGGGCTCGGGCTCCGGCTCGGGGGCGGGCGCAGGAGCGGGCTCGCTCTCCGCGTCGACGGCCCGAAGGACGGGGAAGCCGGGAGGCGAGAGCTGCCCTGCGGCGGGCGCACTCTGCTGCTGCGGGGCCTGGGGGGCGGGCTGTTGGGGCGCGGCCTGCTGCGGCTCCTGGGGAGGAACCTGGAACTGCTGGGACTGCTGCGGCTGGTACAGCGGCGTCTGCTGCGGATACCCGTAACCGCCCTGCGTCTGCTGCTGGGGCGGCACGGGCTGCTGCTGCGCCTGCTGCGGGTAGCCGTAACCACCCTGTGTGTCCTGCTGAGGTGGCACGGGCTGCTGGGGTGCCTGCGGATACCCGTAGCCCCCCTGCGTCTGCTGCTGCGGAGGCACCGGCTGCTGCGGTGCGGCGGGCGGCGGCGTCACCGGCGGGCCCTGCGGCGCGGCCCCGGGCGGGCCGAGCGGAGCACCGGTGGGCGGCGGCGGACCCGCAGGTCCGGACTGTGCGCCGCCGCCGTTCGTCTGGTCGTACCAGGCCATGTAGGCAGGCGGCGCGTAATCGATCTCGAACTCACCCGTGAGGTCGATGTCGCGCTCTTCGCCGTCCGGGGACGGGCTTCCGCTGTACTCGGAACGGTCCCTGCTCACTGCACTGCCTCCTGGTCAACTGCTGCATGCGTCGTGATGTAACGGGCGGATGGGGCGCGGGCTGCACATCCACGACGTCACCGCATCACCAGACGAGCCTAAGCTTTCTCAGGCCACTGCGGACACGTGATGTTGTCCTCAATTCGGACTCACCCGGCCAGACCGGGACCGGATACGGTCCCGATCCGGTCTCGGTCGCCCGTAAGCGGAGCCGCCGGCCGACCCGTCAGTCGAGCCGTCGCGCGGTCCCGAGCAGGCCGGTCTCCGCATCGGTGGGCGTGGTCATCACGTACTTGCGGTGCTTGCGGGTCGACCAGAGCGCCACATTGTCGGAGAGCGTCGGCAGCACTTCCAGATCCGACGCGGGAATGCCGAGCGTCTCCCGTACGAGAACCGTCTCCTGCGGCGAAATCCGCTGAATCCCGACCAGTTGGGCCTGAGACAGCCAACGCGGGCCGTACTCCCCGATAAAGGGCAGAACGGTCACCACGGCCTGCCACGGCAGCGACGAGACGCGCCCGCGCGGCGGACGCACACCGCAGTCGCGGATCAGCACCACGGGGCTGGAGACCGAAGGACCCTGCGGGGGCACCTGGCCCACCGGGTACACGGTGACGCACTGCTGACCGCCGCCCGCCACCTGCGCGAGCTGCGCCCACGCCTGCGGACGGCCGGTCTCCACGGCGACGCGCGCGCCGGTCGCGGCCGCGCGCAGCGCGAGCACCTGCGACATCCACAGGCCGCCGACGAGCACGACGTCGAAGCGGGTCGGCCGGGCGAGGCCGAGGACCGCGGGCATGTTCTCGGTGTCCGTACCGATGACGACACCGTCGTCGCCGATCGGCAGCGAGATCGCGTTGACCTCGTCGGGGGAGACGACGTGGCGGTTGCGGCGCGGGCCGCGCAGCCCGAACCCCGGCGCGAAGATGCGCCGTTGCTGCTGGGAGGCGGGCTCCGGCTGCTGGACGATCGGGATGAGTCCGGTGTCGCCGGGGGCGGCCACGTGCGCGGGGCGGCGCTGCTCGGGGGGAGCGGGGGCGGGGGCGGGGTAAGACATCAGTACGTACCTCCCAGCGGCAGCGTGGCGAGCACTCCGGGAACCTGTTCCCGGTCGAGTCGGACCAGGCCGACCTTGGCGGCGTTCGCCGTGCGCTCCAACTCCTGGCGGATATTGGTCAGTTCGTCCTCACCGCGGCCGGTGATCCGGACGTGACCGGTGAGCGACG
The sequence above is drawn from the Streptomyces sp. NBC_01465 genome and encodes:
- a CDS encoding DUF397 domain-containing protein, with product MATEQEKAELYAMDISGAEWVSAPGGPEEEKVEIAYLEGGAVAMRSSADPDTVLRFTEGEWTAFVLGARDGEFDLT
- a CDS encoding WXG100-like domain-containing protein — protein: MNWPTVNEDKVREFAGHVREFATKLEETHSDSTATVKQLADVYQGASYEALLAKWAQLSDGHMTEMIQACHVVATALDIGADVIVAMKVEVIAELVVLAATFVADQAAAVATLGLAEAAVALIIEAAEKLVDFLVQQLEQYVIGQIIEAAIDPLIEVVGRAVSGLMFQAAESALGVSADGAQGGTGFEIHPEVLQERAELMHGHAEKVAGHAEMFRTSIAGVSFE
- a CDS encoding SCO5717 family growth-regulating ATPase, translating into MSRDRSEYSGSPSPDGEERDIDLTGEFEIDYAPPAYMAWYDQTNGGGAQSGPAGPPPPTGAPLGPPGAAPQGPPVTPPPAAPQQPVPPQQQTQGGYGYPQAPQQPVPPQQDTQGGYGYPQQAQQQPVPPQQQTQGGYGYPQQTPLYQPQQSQQFQVPPQEPQQAAPQQPAPQAPQQQSAPAAGQLSPPGFPVLRAVDAESEPAPAPAPEPEPEPVAPEPEPHVVVNFAAADAEAAALFGDPEPEPEPEQAEEEPEPEQAQAPEPAPEPEAVPDPEPAPEPEVTQPPAAAAPSPETGSVVLPEPAPAPAPESAAIPPQAAPYPPQAQPQPQAAQLPPLPEGYQPVQPAPGPGQPLPPQAQPAPVQQQPQQPAAQGGFGPAQPMPQAQQQPPQQGGYGYPQQGQPMPQQPEPGYGYPQQPGQPQPQQPMQPQAAPPQQPMQQQPQPGYGYPQQAPQEPQPGYGYPQQQMPPQAQQQPAPQQQQQPPQQQPVQPQAPQAPQAPQPQQGWSAPTGPQPGGPGQQPTGMPAGAPLGYNAAVELSSDRLLRNQPKSRKNNTGPSRFKLGAKKEEEERQRKLQLIRTPVMSCYRIAVISLKGGVGKTTTTISLGATLASERQDKILAIDANPDAGTLGRRVRRETGATIRDLVQAIPQLNSYMDIRRFTSQAPSGLEIIANDVDPAVSTTFNDQDYRSALEVLGRQYPIILTDSGTGLLYSAMRGVLDLADQLIIISTPSVDGASSASTTLDWLSAHGFADLVQRSITVISGVRETGKMIKVDDIVAHFETRCRAVVVVPFDEHLAAGAEVDLNMMRPKTREAYFNLSALVAEDISRVQQGQGWGGQQQQQPQQGYAPQQQPPQGQQPYAQPQQGQGWGAPPPQQQPPQQQPGYPQQQPQPGQDWQQQQPPAGPPSGWTQ